The genomic stretch TGGCGAAGTGTCCGCCGGGGATTTTCCGCCAGCGCGGTAGCCAGGTGTCGAAGTAGCGCGTGTCCCCGATGATGGCCTGCGCCAGCCCCTGCACCAGCGGGTCGATGGGGCCCTGTGTCTTCCAGATGTCGGCGGACTGTTGGTATGCGGCGCAGGTGGGTGCGTCGTCGTTGGTGCCCCGGGTGCTCAGCAGCACCAGCGCCCGGACGCGCTCGGGGTGCTTCAGCGCCACGCGCAGCGCGCTGTAGCCGCCCTGGGACATGCCGCCCACGACGGCCCGTTCGATGCCCAGGTGGTCCAACAGGCCCACGCAGTCCGCGGCCGAGTCCCACGGCGTGAAGGGCTTTCCGTCCCAACGCGTCTGCCCGAAGCCGCGGGCATCCCAGCGGATGACGCGGAACTCGGGGGCCAGCGCCGCCACCTGCGCGTCGAACATCCGGTGGTCCATCAGGAATCCATGACCCAGGATGATGGGCCGGCCGTTTCCACCGGAGTCCTCGAAGTAGATTCCCTGTCCGTTCAGCTCGGCGATGGGCATGGCCCCTCCGTCTATCACCCCCGGGAGGGCCGCGCGCGCTACTCCCGCGTCACCGCCTGGAGCACCACTTCACGCCGCCGCTCCAGCAGCCGCAGCGCCAGGGGAAGCACCCCGCGATACAGCGCCACGTTCAACGCGGCGGCCAGGAGAATCATCGCCGCCGTGTGCCACGTGGGACCTTCCTTGCCCGCCAGCTTGAGCGCCCAGCCGAAGGGCATGCAGCCCGCGCTGGCCGCGAGGATGCCCAGCATGGAGGCCGTCAGCGGAACCTTGTCCCTTCGCTTGAGGCTCGCGTGGAACTTCACCGGGAAGTACAGCGACAGGAAGTTGCCCGCGGCCAGCAGCATGGGCACCACGGCTCCCACGGCCGCCATGGCGCACAGCATGTCCAGCCCGGTGCCGAAGCCGAAGTACACCCGGTAGAAGAGCGCCACCATCGCCGCCATCCCGAGCGCCGCCGCGCCCTGCACTTGATTCTTCGCGCGCAGCACGTCCGCCAGGTCCAGGGGCGCCGCCAGGAAGGCCGCGAAGCCCTGTCCGTCATACGCGAAGGTGTTCTGGGAGAACGTGGACGCAATCACCACCGCGCCGTAGATGCACAGGCCCCCCATCAGCCACGCATCCGCCGAGCCGCCCAGGAGGAACACGAACAAGTCCCTTCCGGACAGCAGCTTCAGCAGGATGGCCAGGATGAAGGGCACCGATGCCAGCAGCCGCGCGCGCGGGTTGCGCCACAGGTCCAGGGCCTCGCGCGTCACCAGCGTGGTGTAGCGCGTCCGCGTGGTGGCGAACGGGTTGCTGTCCCCCGAGTCCTTGCGCGAGCCCCCCGCGCGGCCCGCCTGCCGGTGGAAGCGCATCAGCAGCGCGTAGGCCACCGCCATGCCCACGCCCGCGAAGAAGAGCAGCGCCGCCGCCTCCAGCATGGCCACCCGGGGCCGGTGCCAGGCGAGCTGCGCCAGCGCGTCTCCGAAGAGCCCCGGGGGCACGCGGCCAAGCGCCACCGCCGCGTTGATGATGAGGGACATGTCCAGCGCGTCCACGCCCGCCTCGCCCACCGCCGTCAGCCACGAGGTGTCGATGGGCGGGATGAACGACGCGGCCAGGAGGAAGAGCGCCAGCCCGCCGCCCATGATTTCCGCGCTGTGCTTCGCCCGCAGCACGTTGATGACGGCGTACAGCGCCACCCGGCTCCAGGCCGCGCACAGGAGCGCGAAGAGAACGTAGAGGACCACCGCCATCCACGGCATGTACAGCACGTAGACGGACGCGAAGCCCAGCGCGGCCCCGGTGAGCGGCGCGTAGAAGACGAGCGCGCGCGGCTCGAAGAGGCTGGCCACCGTCGACGCGATGAGCAGCCGGAAGGGGGAGATGGGGAAGGCGGCGTAGCGGCTCAGCTCGGAGTGGTCATCCACGCCCGCGGACAACAGCGGCCACGTCACCCACACCGAGAAGGTGACGAAGCACAGCAGGTTGAGGATGAAGTAGGGCCACACGTCGCTCTGCGCGATGGGCCGCAGCCGCATCAGCGCGAAGAACGTCAGGCCCAGGAAGAGGCCCGGCGCGCTCGACGCAGCGAAGGCGGCCACCGCGAGCATCCGGCTGCGTCCGGGGCCCTGATTCAACCCGATGTCGAAGCGCAGCCCCCACAGCAGCCACAGGTGCCGGAAGAAGCCGGGCACGGCGGGGCGGCTCATGCGGTCTCCTGGCGCAGCGGCGTCACGGACGCGGGCGCCTCACCGTAGAAGGACAGGCGCGCGTTGCGCGAGGCCGGCACGGAGATGAGCTTCTCGAACACCGCCTCCAACGACGGGCACTCGTAACGCGACAGCAGCGAGCCCACCGGACCCTGGTCCAGCATGCGGCCGCCGCGGATGATGCCCGCGTGCGTGGCCAGCCGCTCGGCGATCTCCAGCACGTGCGTGGTGAGCAGCAGCGTCACCCCGCGCCGGCTCAGCTCGCGCAGGAGCTCGCGGATGACACCGGCGGCCAGCACGTCGATGCCTTCGAAGGGCTCGTCCAGCAGCACCAGCTCCGGCGCGTGGATCAGCGCCGCGGCGATGGCGAGCCTCCGGCGCATGCCCTTGGAGTACTCCGCCACCAGCGCGCCCGCCTTGTAGGTGAGCTCCGTCAGCTCCAGCAGCTCGGTGGCGCGCGCGGCGGCCTCGTCGCCGTCCAGCCCGTACATGCGCGCGCAGAAGGTGAGGTACTGCCGGCCGGTGAGCCGCTCGAAGAGGCTCAGCTCCTCCGGCACCACGCCGACGCGGCGCTTCACTTCCATGGGCCTGGCCACCGCGTCCACCCCGAGCATCCGGATGGAGCCCGCGTCGGGGCCGTACACCCCCGTCAGCAAGGCGATGCTGGTGGACTTCCCGGCCCCGTTGGGGCCCAGGTACGCGTAGAAGGCGCCGCGGGGAATCTGCAAGTCCAGGCCGTTGAGCGCGCTGAAGCCGCCAAAGCGCTTCTGCAGTCCGCGGGCGTCGACCGCCAGGTCATCAGTGGGAGAGGGCGTCATGGAATGCCCTCCATCTCACCCGAGCCCGGCACCAGGGGACAATCCCCACCCGTCAACAGGGGGATGCCCGCCGGCTCCTACGGTGCCGTCTCAGTGGACGAACGACATCTCCGGCGGACCGGCAATCTGCTGCACCGTCATCCGCACCTTGTCCAGGTCCACGGGCTTGGAGATGTAGCCCGCGGCGCCCACGAGCTCGGCCTCCCATTCGAAGCCGTAGCCGGAGATGATGATGATGGGCAGACCCCGCGCACGGGGCATCTTCTTGAGTGCGTCGAGCAATCCCCAACCGCTCATGACTGGCATCCTCAAGTCGAGCAGCACGGCGGAGGGCATGTCTCCCTCCAGCAGGTCCAGCGCCTCACGACCGTTGGCCGCTTGAACCGTGGGATAGCCCATTTCCTCGAGGGCATCGCAGATGAGCGTGCGGTGGCTCGCGTCGTCATCGACGACCAGGATGTGGGACATGGCAGGGCCTCGGAAGCTGCGGCTGGGTGTGTCGCCGCGAAATTCTATGGGCAGGATGATGGGAACTCCTCTTCCATTCCGGAAGGGGCCCCGATGCTTTTCAACAGCGAACGGCCCGTGAGGACGAGGCATGCATCCGGGGCCGGATGCCCACGGGGCTCACGCTCCGTAAAGCTGGAGCGCATTCTGCCCCAGGATGCCCGCGAGTACCGCGTCATCCAACTTCATCCCCAGCATCGTCCGCAGCTCACGGTCCCACGCATAGGGGATGTTGGGAAAGTCCGTGCCGTAGAGGATGCGCTCGGGCCGGACCTCCAGCGCGCGGCGGGGGATGGGAACGGGGAAGTAGCCGGCCAGGGCCATGGTGGTGTCCAGCCAGAGGTTGTCGTGCCGCTCGAGCAGCCGCGCATAGGCGTCGAACTCGTCCGCGCCCAGGTGGGGCACGCACAGCTTCAGCGTGGGATGGTCCTTCAGCACACGCTCCACCCGCTCCGCGGCGCAGAGCGCGTAGGTGTCGCAGTTGTAGTGGGGACTGGAGGGCTCCCGTCCCGCGTGCATGACGAGCGGACGGCCCGCCTTCGCGCACGCGGCATACACCTCGTGAAGGTGCGGCGCGTCAGGGGAGAAACATTGGACGTGGCAATGAATCTTCACCCCACGCAGGCCCGCGTCGAACGCCTCTTCCAACACGACCGTGGCATCGGGTTCGCCCGGGAGCACGGTGGCGAGCCCCAGCACACGAGGCTCTTCCCGGGCCACCTCCGCCACGTAGGCGTTGAGCGCGCGGGCCATGCCTGGCCGGTGGGCGTAATGCAGCGCCACCACCCGGTGGACCCCCCGCGACAGGAGGAAGGACACGACCTGCCGCGTGTGCAGCTTGTAGCGGATGGGCCAGCCGTACTGGTCGAACCAGCGCCACACCGCCTCGAACACCCGGTCCGGGAAGAGGTGGACGTGCGCGTCCACCACGGGAGGCAGTCCTTTGGGCAGGCGAGGGCCCTCCGTGTCCTGGAGGGCGGGCATGGGCATGCGGATGCCGGAATCCCGCCACGTGGGCGCGGAGGCCAGACAAGGGACGGGCACGTCAGCGTCGGAGTCGGTGGCCATGGCGAGCCACCCGTCTACGCCTTCTTGACGGTGTCGTCCTCGTCCCCGTCGGTCCGTCGCAGGTAGGTGTTGTGCGGGTACCCCTGGCGGGACAGCCGCTGCGCCTCGATGGCGTCGGCGACCTTGGCGCAGACCTGGCCCAGCATGCGCAGCGACTCGGCGAGGAGCCGCTCGGCATGGTCCTGCGCGTCGGCGGCCTGGATGGTGGTGCGCTCTTTGCGAAACAGCCCGGGCAGCTTCATCTCCCCCAAAGCATAGGTGACGCACTGCTTCCGTGCCACCGCCCCGCGAGGCCGGCCTTAACCACGTTGACGGCCCGCTCAATTTACATTTTTGAGCAGTTGCCCCTGGCTCCTCGCCTGGATGCCTGCCATTTGTGCTTGTAACCCCTTGGACTTCTAGGGTTTTGACGAATTTTCAAGTGGGGGGATGACACGGAGTTAATCCGGCCCTACATTGGATTCCGTTGGATTTACGGCAGAGGAGCTGCGCATGGCTTACGACGGCGAGCTGGTGAAGATGGAGAACGGTCGCTGGGCGCGGTTCCAGCGGTGCCAGGTGTACCGCCCGGGCGTCGAGGACGCGGGCGAGACGATGCTGCTGATCGCCGTGGAGCTCGAGGAGCGCTATCAGCGCCAGCTCGACGAGGCGGCTGACTCCCTGGCCCAGTACCGCTATCAGGGCGTCCCCGTGCAGGTCCGTTTCGATGCGGGCTCCCAGGGCATCACCCTGCAGCCCGAGCAGACGGTGGCCGCACCCTCGGTGCACTGAGCGCTGCCTCCGCGTGAGCGGAGTGTCAACGGGTTGACGGATTCACAACACAAGGGGCCTCGCGATTCACATCGCGGGGCCCTTGGTTTTTACAGGCCCTGACGAGCAGCGTCAGGCGTCGTCCAGCCAACGGGTATACGCCTCGAAGCCGTAGTCCCTGCCCAGGAATGACCGGACCAGGTCCGCCGCGTCGCGAGAGCCGCCCGGACCCAGCACGGTGTCCCGGTAGCGCTGGGCGGTGGAGGCGTCCATCAGCCTGTGCTCCAGGAAGGGTGTGAGCAGGTCCCGGGCGATGACGAGCGACCAGAGGTAGGCGTAGTACGCGGAGGAGTAGTAGCCGTCGAGCTGGACGAAGGAGAGATGGGGGTAAGTGTCGTCCAGTGCGGGGAAGGGCATGTAGCGCTCCTGGAGCGCCTTCACCCGCGCGGTGGTGTCCACGCCGGCGGGGTCGCTCGCGTGGAGCTGGAGGCTGACGGCCGCGTAGAAGAGCTGTTGGCGCAGCCACAGTCCCTTGCCGAAGGCGTCCGCGCGCCGCATCCGGAGGATGGTCTCCGTGGGCAGCGGCTCGCCGGTGACGACGTGCCGGGCGAACGTCTGGAGTGACTCCGGGCGCCAGGCCCACTCCTCCAGCACCTGGGCGGGGGCCTCCACGAAGTCGCGCTCCGTGCGCGAGCCGGACAGGCCGGCCCAGCGCGCCCGGCCGCCGAGGACGTGGTGCAGCAGGTGGCCGAACTCGTGGAAGAACGTCTGCACCTGGGAGTGCTGGAGCAGCGCGGGGTGGGCGCCGGGACGCGGGAAGTTGCCCGTCAGCACGCCCTCGGGAAGCGTCCTCCCCGCGCGGCCGGTGGCCAGGTCCCACTGCGCCGGATGGGCGTACTTGTTCGGGCGCGGGTGCATGTCCAGGTAGAAGCGCCCCAGGCGCGTGGGGCCCTCGTAGATGTCCCAGGCCTCGATGTCTGGGTGCCACACCTGCGCATCCCGGACGCGGCGGTAGGTGAGCCCGAAGAGCCGCGAGGTGATGTCCAGCACGCCCTGCTTCACCCGCGTGTATTCGAAGTAGGGCCGCAGCTCGCGCGAGTCGAAGTGGTAGCGCTCCGCGCGCACCTGTTCCTTGAGGTATGTCTGCTCCCACGGCTCCACGCGGGACGCGCCGGGCACGTCGCGCCGCTTGCGCTCCAGCAGCGCGGCGTAGTCGTCCTGCACGCGCGTGGTGGTGGCGGTGGCGAGCTGTTCGATGAAGTCCTCGGCCACGTGCTGGTGCCGGACCATCTTGTCCTCGGACGCGTAGGCGGCCCAGCTCGGATAGCCCAGGAGCGTGGCCAGGTCGTGACGCGTCTGGAGCAGGCGTGACAGCGTCTCCAGGTTGCGGGGATGGCCGCGCTGCTGGCTCGCGCGCCAGAGCGCCTCGCGGGCGCTGCTGTCGCGCGCGTATGTCAGGACGGGCAGGGCGTCGGAGGCGTCGGTGGTGATGCGCACCCGGCCGTCGGGTCCCGGCGGATGGTCCCGGAGGTAGTCGTCGGGGAGGCCCTCCAGCGCTTCGGGGGCCACGTCCACGTGCCGGACGTCTTCGCGGATGTGCTGGCTGAACGTCTGGCCCAGCCGCGTGAGCGCATCGTTCAGCTCGCGCAGCCGCGCGCGGGTGGCCGCGTCCCGATTCACCCCCGCGCGCCGGAAGTTTCGCAGCACCAGGTCCACCCAGCGCTGGGTGGCGGTGTCCTGTCCGCGCAGGTCCAACGCGGCGAGGGCCGCGTAGACGTGGGGGTTGAGCGACACGTCCGTGCGCATGCCATCCGCGGCCTGGCCGCAGCGCGCCGCCGCCGCGCGGAACGCGGCGTCCGGGTGGGTGTTGGCACCGATGCCCGCGCGGCCGTTGGCATCATCCAGCAACGCGATGGCGTCGTCGTAGGCGGTGAGGGCCGCCTCCACGTTCCGGGGCTCGGGCAGTGACAGCAAGGCGTTGATGCGCGCCGAGGCCCGTTGCACGTCGCACAGGCAGGTCGCCAGGAAGCGCCCGGATGTGGCGGTCAGTTGGCGGCCCGCGTCAGGCTCCAGGGCGCGCGGCGCGCAATGCACCGGCGTTTCGGTGGATGACGCAGGGCGCTGAGCGGAGGACAGGCCAGCGCAGCCCGCGAGCGCGAGGCTGACGACGAAGACGACCAAGCGATGCAAGTGCCACTCCCAGCGCGGGTGATGGGGCAACGTGCGGGGGACCGGCCTATTTCCGCTGCGTGCTCCCGATGGGAATGACGAAGAGCGCGCCGTTTCATCGAAAGATTCCGCCACGGAGGATGGCGGACCCGGGTCAACGGGCGCTGGCCACGGTGGCGGAGCTGCGTCGCGCGAGTGTCAGTTGCCCACCTGGAAGAAGCGGGCGGCGTTCTCGTGGGTGATGCGGCGGACGATGCGCTGGGACAGGCTGGCCTTGGCCAGCAGGTTGGCGGCGCGCGCCAGGCCGAGGATGTCCCCGGCGCCGTCGCCCGCGTCGGAGTTGAGCATCAGCCGCTCACTGCCCAGCCGCCGCACCAGCACCACCGCGCGCTCGGCCTTGAGCGCCTCGGGGTGCAGCGTCAGCCCGGCCCAGTGGCCCACCTCCAGGATGGTGCGCACCGTCCGGGCGTTGGCGTGGTCCACCAGCGCGCGCGAGGGCAGCAGGCCCGACTGCCGCAGGAGCGTGAGGATGCGCCGCGTGTGACGCTCCTTGTCCGTGGTGGGGGTGTGCACCACCACGCGCAGCTTGAGGCTGCGGGCCAGCGCGAGCTGCTCCAGGAAGGCTTCTTCTTCCTCCTCGCCACCCGTGTGCAGGCCCGTCTCGCCCAGTGCCACCACGCGCCCGCCCTGGAAGTAGTCGGGCAGCGCGGACAGCACCTCGCTCAAGCCGCGCCGGGGGATGCAGCGCGGGTGGACGCCCAGGGCCGCGTAGGCGCGGATGCCCAGGCGCTCCAGCCGGGGAAGCTGGCGCTCCACCAGGTCATCGAAGTGCCGCAGCAGCGCCTTGGACGTGGGCTCCGGGAAGTGGTGCGCCACCACCAGCGCCCGCTCCACGCCGAAGAAGCGCATGGACTCCAGATCCTGGTCGCTCAGGCTCTCCGGATGGAGGTGCGCGTCGAAGATGGGCGGTGGGGTGGGCACTGCTCAGTCCTGTCCCAGGGCGGCGCCCTCGTTGCGCGGGTCGCTCGCGGAGAAGCGCAGCCCCGTCTTCGGGTCGCTGTAGACGGCCTCCGCGTCGCCCCACTGCTCCACGCGGCGCACCTTGTGGCCCTTGGCCTCCAGCACGGACAGCGTCGCCGGCTCCAGGCCCCACTTGTCCACCCACAGCTCGTCGGGCAGGTACTGGTGATGCACGCGGCCTTCGTTCACCGCGCGCGCCACGTCCATGCCGTGGTCCACCACGTTGCTGATGACCTGGATGACGGTGGTGGGGATGGTGGAGCCGCCAGGGCTGCCCACCGCGAGCATGACGCGCCGGGGGTCTTCCTTGGAGAACACCAGCGTGGGGGACATGGAGGACAGCGGCACCTTGCCCGGCGCAATCGCGTTGGGCTCGCCCGTCACCAGGCCGTACGCGTTGGGCACGCCCGGCTGCGCGGCGAAGTCATCCATCTCATCGTTGAGCAGCACGCCGGTGCCCGTGGCCACCACGCACGAGCCGAAGCCGTAGTTCACCGTGGTCGTCATCGCCACCGCGTTGCCGTCCTTGTCGATGACGGAGATGTGCGTGGTGTTCTTCTTCTCCGGCTCGGGCGTCAGGGTGGCGGGCTCGTCCGTCAGCGTGGAGCCCCGCACGCCTTCCTTCGGCGCCAGCAGCGACGCGCTGGGCGTGGCCTTCTTCGGGTCGATGGAGCCCGCCAGGTCCGCGACGTGGCCGGGCGACACCAGCCGCGCCAGGGGCACGTCCACGAAGGCCGGGTCCCCCAGGTACTTCGCGCGGTCCACATAGGCCCGCCGCACGGCTTCCGCGTAGAGGTGCAGCGCCTCCGCGTCGCGGAACGTCACCCCCTGGGGACGCAGTTGCTCCATCGCGGTCAGCACCTGGATGACGGCCACGCCCCCCGCGCTCGGCGGCGGCATGGTGAGGATGCGGTGGCCGCGGTACGTGCCCTCCAGGGGCGTGGCGCTCCGCGTCTTATAGGCCGCGAGGTCCTCCTGGGTGAGGATGCCGCCGCCAGCCTGGACCGACGTGGCGATGGCCTTCGCCACCGGCCCCGCATAGAAGGCCTTGGCGCCTCCCTTCGCGATGGAGGACAGCGTGCGGGCCAGGTCGGGCTGGCGGATGACGTGCCCCACGGGCGGGGCTTCCCACTGACCCTGCGCGTTCTTCACCAGGAACACGCGTGAGGCCTCCGCGTCCCGGCTCAGACAGGCCAGCCGGCCCTCCGCCATGGTGCGGTAGCGCGGCGTCACCCACATGCCCTTGCGCGCCGCCGCGATGGCCGGCGCCAGCACCACCGCCGGCTTCAGCTTCCCGTGCGCCTTGAGCAGCTCCAGGTAGCCCGCGACGGCGCCCGGCACCGCCACGCTCAGCGCGCCGTCCGTGGACAGGCCCGGCACCACCTTGCCGTCCTTCACGTACATGTCGCGCGTGGCCGCCTTGGGGGCCACCTCGCGGAAATCCAGCACCTTCGTGTCGCCGCTCTTGGCGTCGTGCACCAGCGCGAAGCCGCCGCCGCCAATGCCGGAGTGGTAGGGACCCACCACCGCCGCCACGAAGGCCGCCGCCACCGCCGCGTCCGTGGCGTTGCCACCCTTCTCCAGCATCTCCAACGCCGCCGCGCTCGCCTGCGGGTAGGCCGTGGCCACCGCGCCACCCCGGTAGGGCCGCGCCGCCTGCGCCACACACGCCACCATCATCACCGCGGCCAGCAGCCCTCGCCTCAGCACCGCACCGCGGAAGCTCGTGTCCTTCACGGGTTCAGCCCTCCTCGCGCTGTCTGAACAGTCCATCGCTGGCTTTCGTCCTGGGTGGTGTGTTACCCGGGCGACAAAAGCCTACCCTCCAGTCCGGCGACGCCAGGGGACCAGACGGACTACATGTGTCCCGGTATGCACGAACCGTGTGGTCAGGACCAGGATTTCAGCCTGACAACATTTTTCCTCTTGGATTGTTCTCCGGTGGCGTGCATCCTGGTCCCATCATGAATCGCGTCCGGGGGAGCGTATGAGCACGCCAGCCATACCCGAGAAAAAGGCCCTACCTGGCGCCGCGCCTACCGCGGCCGAGGTGACGGTCTTCTTGAAGCCCAGCTTCGGCATCACGATTCAGCGCAACACCCTGTGCGTCTCGGTCAGTGCGAAGGCACGGCCGGTGGACACCGTCCCGCCTTCTGATCCGCGCGCGGTTGACGACTCGATTGGCTGTCCCTAATTCTCCGCCGCATGAGCGTTCTGGCGGCGGTGGTGCTGTGCGCGGGCAAGGGCACGCGGATGAAGTCGGAGAAGGCGAAGGTCCTTCACCCCATCCTCGGTCGGCCCATTTGCGCCTATCCCCTCAAGCGGGCCCTTGAACTGGGCGCCACGTCGGTGGTCCCCGTGGTGGGCCACCAGGCGGAAGCGGTGGAGAAGGCCGTCCGAGGCCTCTTCCCGGATGCCCCCCTGCGCTTCGCGCTCCAGCGCGAGCAGCGCGGGACGGCGGACGCGGTGCGCTCCGCCGAGGAGGCCCTGAAGGGGTACTCCGGACGGGTCCTCATTCTTTACGGCGATGTGCCGCTGCTGCGCCGCGAGACGCTGGAGGCGCTGTTGGCCGCCCATGACCAGGCGGGCGGCAAGCTGGCCATGGTGTCCACCACCCTGGAGGACCCCACGGGCTACGGCCGGGTCATCCGCGAGGGTGGCAAGGTGACGCGCATCGTGGAGCACAAGGACTGCACCCCGGAGCAGCGCGCGGTGCGCGAGTGCAACGCCGGCATCTACTCCGTGGACGCGGACTTCCTCTGGAAGGCGCTGGCTGAAATCAAGCCCCAGAACGCCCAGGGCGAGTACTACCTCACCGACCTGGTGGAGATGGCCGCGAAGCGGGGCCCGGTGGGCTCGGTGGAGGCGGACGCCACGGAGACGGCTGGCGTGAATGACCGGGTGGAGCTGGCCGCCCGCGCGCGCGTGCTGCAGCAGCGCATCAACGAGGCGCACATGCGCGCCGGCGTCTCGCTACAGGACCCCGCCACCGCCTACATCGAGGAAGGCGTCACCGTGGGGCCCGACACCGAAATCGGTCCCTCCGTCACGCTGGCCGCCGGCACCGTGGTGGGCAAGGGCTGCACTATTGGTCAGGGCAGCGTGCTGCATGCCTCCACCGTGGCGGACGGCACCATCATCAAGCCTTACTCCGTGCTGGAAGAGGCCCGGGTGGGGGAGCGCAACGTCATTGGCCCCTTCTCGCGGCTGCGCCCCGGGACGGAGCTGGCCGAGGACGTGCATCTGGGCAACTTCGTGGAGACGAAGAAGGCCCGCATCGGAAAAGGTTCGAAGGCCAACCACCTCACGTACCTGGGGGACGCTGTCATTGGTTCCGGGTGCAACGTGGGGGCGGGCACCATCACCTGTAACTATGACGGGGTGAACAAGCACCTCACTGAGCTGGGTGATGGGGTGTTCATCGGCTCCGACACGCAGCTCGTCGCGCCCGTGAAGGTCGGCGACGGCTCGTATGTCGGCGCGGGCACCACGGTGACGAAAAATGTGCCTCCTGGGAGCCTCGCTGTGTCCCGGACGCCACAGGTGACCAAGGAGGGCTGGGTGGCCACCAAGAAGGCGCGGCAGGCGAAAGCGCGGGCGGGATAGGCGGCGCGGCTCTTGCTTGGGTACCAGGCAGAGCGCTGCCCGGCAGGGATGTAGGGGAATCCCGCGGATTGCTCCGGCGGGCGTGGGCGTGAGAGAGAGGTGCAACTATGTGCGGGATTGTTGGTTACGTCGGTGACAAGGAATCAGCCCCCATCCTGGTGTCGGGCCTGAAGCGGCTCGAATACCGTGGCTATGACTCGGCGGGCGTTGCGGTGCTGAATCAGCGCAAGCTCAACGTCGTGCGGGCCACGGGCAAGCTCCGCAACCTGGAGAACCGGGTGGTGGCGGACCAGCCGCCGGGCAACATCGGCATCGGGCACACCCGCTGGGCGACCCACGGGCGGCCCTCCGATGAGAACGCGCACCCGCACACGTACAAGGACGTGGCGGTGGTGCACAACGGCATCATCGAGAACCACCTGGCGCTCAAGGTGCAGCTGCGCTCGCGTGGGCACGTCTTCTCCTCGGAGACGGACTCGGAGGTGTTCGCGCACCTCATCTCCGAAGAGCTGGAGCGCGGCCTGGAGCTGCCGGACGCGGTGCGCGCGGCCATTGCCCAGGTGAAGGGCACCTACGCGCTGGCCGTGCTGACGGCCAGCGACCCCAGCCGCATCGTCTGCACCAAGGACGCCTCGCCCATGGTGCTGGGCCTGGGCCAGGGGCAG from Myxococcus xanthus encodes the following:
- a CDS encoding alpha/beta fold hydrolase; its protein translation is MPIAELNGQGIYFEDSGGNGRPIILGHGFLMDHRMFDAQVAALAPEFRVIRWDARGFGQTRWDGKPFTPWDSAADCVGLLDHLGIERAVVGGMSQGGYSALRVALKHPERVRALVLLSTRGTNDDAPTCAAYQQSADIWKTQGPIDPLVQGLAQAIIGDTRYFDTWLPRWRKIPGGHFANAIRSLIDRDDISGRLMEIRCPAIVFHGLEDHGMPPVHGEHLHQTLPGSVRFVPVPGAAHAASMTHPEDVNPALLEFLRAHA
- the ggt gene encoding gamma-glutamyltransferase, translating into MDCSDSARRAEPVKDTSFRGAVLRRGLLAAVMMVACVAQAARPYRGGAVATAYPQASAAALEMLEKGGNATDAAVAAAFVAAVVGPYHSGIGGGGFALVHDAKSGDTKVLDFREVAPKAATRDMYVKDGKVVPGLSTDGALSVAVPGAVAGYLELLKAHGKLKPAVVLAPAIAAARKGMWVTPRYRTMAEGRLACLSRDAEASRVFLVKNAQGQWEAPPVGHVIRQPDLARTLSSIAKGGAKAFYAGPVAKAIATSVQAGGGILTQEDLAAYKTRSATPLEGTYRGHRILTMPPPSAGGVAVIQVLTAMEQLRPQGVTFRDAEALHLYAEAVRRAYVDRAKYLGDPAFVDVPLARLVSPGHVADLAGSIDPKKATPSASLLAPKEGVRGSTLTDEPATLTPEPEKKNTTHISVIDKDGNAVAMTTTVNYGFGSCVVATGTGVLLNDEMDDFAAQPGVPNAYGLVTGEPNAIAPGKVPLSSMSPTLVFSKEDPRRVMLAVGSPGGSTIPTTVIQVISNVVDHGMDVARAVNEGRVHHQYLPDELWVDKWGLEPATLSVLEAKGHKVRRVEQWGDAEAVYSDPKTGLRFSASDPRNEGAALGQD
- a CDS encoding ABC transporter ATP-binding protein; translated protein: MTPSPTDDLAVDARGLQKRFGGFSALNGLDLQIPRGAFYAYLGPNGAGKSTSIALLTGVYGPDAGSIRMLGVDAVARPMEVKRRVGVVPEELSLFERLTGRQYLTFCARMYGLDGDEAAARATELLELTELTYKAGALVAEYSKGMRRRLAIAAALIHAPELVLLDEPFEGIDVLAAGVIRELLRELSRRGVTLLLTTHVLEIAERLATHAGIIRGGRMLDQGPVGSLLSRYECPSLEAVFEKLISVPASRNARLSFYGEAPASVTPLRQETA
- a CDS encoding M3 family metallopeptidase, whose amino-acid sequence is MHRLVVFVVSLALAGCAGLSSAQRPASSTETPVHCAPRALEPDAGRQLTATSGRFLATCLCDVQRASARINALLSLPEPRNVEAALTAYDDAIALLDDANGRAGIGANTHPDAAFRAAAARCGQAADGMRTDVSLNPHVYAALAALDLRGQDTATQRWVDLVLRNFRRAGVNRDAATRARLRELNDALTRLGQTFSQHIREDVRHVDVAPEALEGLPDDYLRDHPPGPDGRVRITTDASDALPVLTYARDSSAREALWRASQQRGHPRNLETLSRLLQTRHDLATLLGYPSWAAYASEDKMVRHQHVAEDFIEQLATATTTRVQDDYAALLERKRRDVPGASRVEPWEQTYLKEQVRAERYHFDSRELRPYFEYTRVKQGVLDITSRLFGLTYRRVRDAQVWHPDIEAWDIYEGPTRLGRFYLDMHPRPNKYAHPAQWDLATGRAGRTLPEGVLTGNFPRPGAHPALLQHSQVQTFFHEFGHLLHHVLGGRARWAGLSGSRTERDFVEAPAQVLEEWAWRPESLQTFARHVVTGEPLPTETILRMRRADAFGKGLWLRQQLFYAAVSLQLHASDPAGVDTTARVKALQERYMPFPALDDTYPHLSFVQLDGYYSSAYYAYLWSLVIARDLLTPFLEHRLMDASTAQRYRDTVLGPGGSRDAADLVRSFLGRDYGFEAYTRWLDDA
- a CDS encoding response regulator, with the protein product MSHILVVDDDASHRTLICDALEEMGYPTVQAANGREALDLLEGDMPSAVLLDLRMPVMSGWGLLDALKKMPRARGLPIIIISGYGFEWEAELVGAAGYISKPVDLDKVRMTVQQIAGPPEMSFVH
- a CDS encoding amidohydrolase family protein: MATDSDADVPVPCLASAPTWRDSGIRMPMPALQDTEGPRLPKGLPPVVDAHVHLFPDRVFEAVWRWFDQYGWPIRYKLHTRQVVSFLLSRGVHRVVALHYAHRPGMARALNAYVAEVAREEPRVLGLATVLPGEPDATVVLEEAFDAGLRGVKIHCHVQCFSPDAPHLHEVYAACAKAGRPLVMHAGREPSSPHYNCDTYALCAAERVERVLKDHPTLKLCVPHLGADEFDAYARLLERHDNLWLDTTMALAGYFPVPIPRRALEVRPERILYGTDFPNIPYAWDRELRTMLGMKLDDAVLAGILGQNALQLYGA
- a CDS encoding TatD family hydrolase — translated: MPTPPPIFDAHLHPESLSDQDLESMRFFGVERALVVAHHFPEPTSKALLRHFDDLVERQLPRLERLGIRAYAALGVHPRCIPRRGLSEVLSALPDYFQGGRVVALGETGLHTGGEEEEEAFLEQLALARSLKLRVVVHTPTTDKERHTRRILTLLRQSGLLPSRALVDHANARTVRTILEVGHWAGLTLHPEALKAERAVVLVRRLGSERLMLNSDAGDGAGDILGLARAANLLAKASLSQRIVRRITHENAARFFQVGN